The Desulfovibrio legallii genome window below encodes:
- a CDS encoding methyl-accepting chemotaxis protein — protein MSIRLRIILGFLLTTVVLAAGIMINAAFSLRQEAESSYQTAAQRQLRLMAVYVTSFLQTAERNAALLAQDQDVASAGDAFPTYKNVAVKSLFRHADLSWTARRVLEKFTRLDKGYADYAEVYAGYLDGNYASSIDNAEVAPGFDMTKRPWYVARKASPDVYGISESYRSYTGEMVFAVTHKMFDADGNFTGVLGVDVSLAGLSARFKELNFGQTGYFMLIEHTGRILSDPKHPDAAGNIIGQDIKDPGLEALQQAKDGMVAVSVGGIPMLATLRTTEYGWKIAALQAKDEIFAATYRDIRNMGLISAAITILALGLSLLIVRSINRPLDRLVGMAHQVAGGDLSVQLDGAGFYGELAALRQALAEMVQNLKNMLQTAEQKSGEAEEQTRLAKAATEEAEQARQAAERARRDGMLTAAGHLEEVVAVISAAAQQLATRIEQSDTATGASAQRLAEAATAMNEMNATVQEVAKNASDASQVSAEARARAASGADIVGQALSSIDQVQAVSLELKEDMTRLDAHAQSISRIMGVISDIADQTNLLALNAAIEAARAGEAGRGFAVVADEVRKLAEKTMTATKDVGSAIQAIQESADKSVVGMDNALKEVQTATGFASQSGEALQQIVSHVEAAADQVRAIAAASEEQSSASEEINQSIVQVNAIAAQTTEAMHQAAAAVTHLTEQAQRLQELINEMQQS, from the coding sequence ATGAGCATACGTCTACGCATTATTCTGGGTTTTCTTCTTACCACTGTAGTTCTGGCCGCGGGCATCATGATCAACGCCGCTTTTTCGCTGCGGCAGGAGGCTGAATCCTCTTACCAGACTGCAGCCCAACGCCAGCTCCGCCTTATGGCCGTCTATGTGACGAGTTTTCTGCAGACGGCCGAAAGAAATGCCGCCCTTCTGGCCCAGGACCAAGATGTGGCCAGTGCGGGCGATGCCTTCCCCACCTACAAAAATGTCGCCGTCAAGTCCCTGTTCCGCCACGCGGACCTTTCCTGGACAGCGCGCCGCGTGCTGGAGAAGTTTACGCGGCTGGACAAGGGCTATGCGGACTATGCCGAAGTCTACGCCGGGTACCTGGACGGCAACTACGCCTCCTCCATTGACAATGCGGAGGTGGCCCCCGGCTTTGACATGACCAAACGGCCCTGGTACGTGGCCCGCAAAGCCTCGCCGGACGTGTACGGCATTTCGGAAAGCTACCGCTCCTATACCGGCGAAATGGTTTTTGCCGTCACCCACAAGATGTTTGACGCGGACGGCAACTTTACCGGCGTACTCGGCGTGGACGTGTCCTTGGCCGGGCTTTCCGCCCGCTTCAAAGAGCTGAACTTCGGCCAGACCGGCTACTTCATGCTTATTGAACATACGGGGCGCATCCTCTCGGACCCCAAGCACCCCGACGCCGCAGGCAACATCATTGGTCAGGACATCAAAGACCCCGGCCTGGAGGCCCTGCAGCAAGCCAAGGACGGCATGGTGGCCGTGAGCGTGGGGGGCATCCCCATGCTGGCCACGCTGCGCACCACGGAATACGGCTGGAAAATCGCGGCGCTGCAGGCCAAGGACGAAATTTTCGCCGCCACCTACAGGGATATCCGCAATATGGGGCTGATCAGCGCGGCCATCACCATCCTGGCCCTGGGGCTCTCCCTGCTGATCGTCCGCTCCATCAACCGGCCGCTGGACAGGCTGGTAGGCATGGCCCACCAGGTGGCCGGCGGCGATCTGAGCGTACAACTGGACGGCGCGGGCTTTTACGGCGAACTGGCCGCCCTGCGTCAGGCCCTGGCCGAAATGGTGCAGAACCTGAAAAACATGCTGCAAACGGCGGAACAAAAAAGCGGCGAGGCCGAGGAACAGACCCGTCTGGCCAAAGCTGCCACAGAAGAGGCGGAACAGGCCCGCCAGGCCGCAGAACGGGCCAGGCGCGACGGCATGCTGACCGCCGCAGGCCATCTGGAAGAGGTGGTGGCCGTTATTTCCGCTGCGGCGCAGCAGCTGGCCACACGCATTGAGCAATCCGACACGGCCACCGGGGCCTCTGCCCAGCGCCTGGCCGAAGCCGCCACAGCCATGAACGAAATGAACGCTACTGTGCAGGAAGTGGCCAAAAACGCCTCCGACGCCTCGCAGGTTTCGGCCGAGGCCAGAGCCAGGGCCGCATCAGGCGCGGATATCGTGGGGCAGGCCCTAAGCAGCATCGATCAGGTGCAGGCCGTTTCACTGGAACTCAAAGAGGACATGACCCGCCTGGACGCCCACGCCCAGTCCATCAGCAGGATTATGGGCGTCATCTCGGACATTGCGGACCAGACCAACCTGCTGGCCCTCAATGCCGCCATTGAGGCCGCCCGTGCGGGCGAGGCCGGGCGCGGCTTTGCCGTGGTGGCCGACGAAGTGCGCAAACTGGCCGAAAAAACCATGACCGCCACCAAGGATGTGGGCAGCGCTATCCAGGCCATCCAAGAAAGCGCCGACAAAAGCGTGGTCGGCATGGACAATGCCCTCAAAGAAGTGCAGACCGCCACCGGCTTTGCCAGCCAGTCCGGCGAGGCCCTGCAGCAGATCGTCAGCCATGTGGAGGCCGCGGCAGACCAGGTGCGCGCCATTGCCGCCGCCAGCGAAGAACAGTCCTCCGCCAGTGAAGAGATCAACCAGTCCATTGTCCAGGTCAACGCCATTGCCGCCCAGACCACTGAAGCCATGCACCAGGCCGCTGCAGCCGTAACCCACCTCACGGAACAGGCCCAGCGTCTGCAGGAACTTATCAACGAAATGCAGCAAAGCTGA
- a CDS encoding pirin family protein codes for MYYRTVTDDVTGRRTTDGAGVRLVRVLGDPTVARFDPFLMLDAFDSRDPQDYIRGFPLHPHRGIETFTYLAAGRIDHKDSLGNAGSIRDGGCQWMTAGSGILHEEMPRASERMLGLQLWVNLPRRDKMAPPQYRDITADQVPVLEEDAARVAVVAGRYNEVDGAARGAYVAVRFLDVTLRPGKTWSVAAPPEDTLFAYFMEGEANLVPAGTPLLARHAYLLGGGDTAAFTGGPEGARLVLVSGAPLHEPVAWGGPIVMNTEAELRQAYQELEDGSFIRHAAPALRLP; via the coding sequence ATGTACTACAGAACAGTTACAGACGATGTTACCGGCCGCCGGACCACAGACGGCGCGGGCGTGCGGCTGGTCCGCGTGCTGGGCGACCCTACGGTGGCGCGGTTTGACCCTTTCCTCATGCTGGACGCCTTTGACTCCCGCGACCCGCAGGACTACATCAGGGGCTTTCCCCTGCACCCCCACCGGGGCATTGAGACCTTTACCTACCTTGCAGCCGGCAGGATCGACCACAAGGACAGCCTGGGCAATGCCGGAAGCATCAGGGACGGCGGCTGCCAGTGGATGACCGCCGGCAGCGGCATACTGCACGAAGAAATGCCCCGCGCATCAGAACGCATGCTGGGCCTGCAGCTTTGGGTCAACCTGCCCCGCAGGGACAAAATGGCGCCCCCCCAATACCGGGACATCACCGCCGACCAGGTGCCCGTGCTGGAGGAGGATGCCGCCCGCGTGGCCGTGGTGGCCGGCAGATATAACGAGGTGGACGGCGCGGCCAGGGGCGCATATGTGGCCGTGCGCTTTCTGGACGTGACCCTCAGGCCTGGCAAAACCTGGAGCGTAGCTGCCCCGCCGGAAGATACGCTGTTTGCCTATTTTATGGAGGGCGAGGCGAACTTGGTCCCTGCGGGCACGCCTTTGCTGGCCCGCCACGCCTATCTGCTGGGTGGGGGCGATACGGCGGCCTTTACCGGTGGCCCAGAGGGCGCACGCCTGGTGCTGGTTTCCGGCGCGCCCCTGCACGAGCCTGTGGCCTGGGGTGGCCCTATTGTCATGAATACAGAAGCGGAATTGCGGCAGGCCTACCAGGAACTGGAGGACGGCAGCTTTATCCGCCATGCGGCTCCTGCTCTGCGCCTGCCCTGA
- the purE gene encoding 5-(carboxyamino)imidazole ribonucleotide mutase, with the protein MPQVVIFMGSKSDEEKVAPCVDVLRGLGVSCAITVSSAHRTPDRTVELVRRYEAEGAQVFICAAGMAAHLAGAVAARTVRPVIGIPIGGATLAGMDALFSTVQMPPGFPVATVALDKAGARNAAWLAAQILALNDPALAAGIAAAREKMCADVAAAGEEINRKYA; encoded by the coding sequence ATGCCGCAAGTAGTTATTTTTATGGGTTCAAAGTCGGATGAAGAAAAAGTCGCCCCCTGTGTGGACGTGTTGCGCGGGCTGGGCGTAAGCTGCGCCATCACCGTCAGTTCGGCCCACCGCACTCCGGACCGCACGGTGGAGCTGGTGCGCCGCTATGAGGCCGAAGGCGCGCAGGTCTTTATCTGCGCGGCGGGCATGGCCGCGCATCTGGCTGGGGCCGTAGCCGCCCGCACCGTGCGCCCGGTCATCGGCATCCCCATTGGGGGCGCGACCTTGGCAGGCATGGATGCTCTTTTCTCCACCGTGCAGATGCCTCCCGGCTTTCCCGTGGCCACCGTGGCCCTGGACAAGGCCGGCGCGCGCAACGCCGCGTGGCTGGCCGCGCAGATCCTGGCCCTCAACGACCCGGCTCTGGCAGCAGGAATTGCAGCCGCCCGCGAAAAGATGTGCGCGGATGTGGCCGCTGCGGGCGAAGAAATCAACCGCAAATACGCCTGA
- the purD gene encoding phosphoribosylamine--glycine ligase produces the protein MRILVIGSGGREHALVWKFLQSPQVSVVLAAPGNGGTARDGARNVPVAVDDLDGLVALAQAEHIDLVVPGPELPLTLGITDRMRAAGIPCFGPDAYGARLEGSKAFAKEIMRRAQVPTAQSAVFDDAAAAREHIRRMGAPLVVKADGLAAGKGVIVAQTEDEALHAVDEIMGQRAFGDAGNLVVIEECLVGEEASFLCLCDGERALPLPSAQDHKRVYDGDAGPNTGGMGAYSPAPILPDDQLEAMAEATVRPILRTLAKDGHPFVGVLYAGLMLTAQGPKVLEYNVRFGDPECQPLLMRLTGDLPAIMLGAVRGRLNPAALGQKPQTALGVVLTAKGYPGAYPKGLPITGIAEAEALPQVKVFHSGTSLKEGQLLSTGGRVLCVTALGDDLAQAQKAAYAAVERIHMPDSFCRRDIGDKGLRRLG, from the coding sequence ATGCGCATTCTGGTAATAGGTTCCGGCGGGCGGGAACACGCCCTGGTCTGGAAATTTTTGCAAAGCCCGCAGGTCAGCGTCGTGCTGGCCGCGCCGGGCAACGGCGGCACCGCGCGCGACGGCGCGCGCAATGTGCCCGTAGCCGTGGACGATCTGGACGGCCTGGTAGCCCTGGCCCAGGCCGAGCACATCGACCTGGTGGTGCCTGGGCCGGAACTGCCCCTGACCTTGGGCATCACCGACCGCATGCGCGCGGCGGGCATTCCCTGTTTCGGGCCCGACGCCTACGGCGCGCGTCTGGAGGGTAGCAAGGCCTTTGCCAAGGAGATCATGCGCCGCGCCCAGGTGCCCACGGCCCAGAGCGCCGTATTCGACGATGCGGCTGCGGCCCGCGAACACATCCGGCGCATGGGCGCCCCCCTGGTGGTCAAGGCCGACGGCCTGGCCGCGGGCAAGGGCGTCATTGTGGCCCAGACCGAAGACGAAGCCCTGCATGCCGTGGATGAAATCATGGGCCAACGCGCCTTTGGCGACGCGGGCAACCTGGTGGTTATTGAAGAATGCCTGGTGGGCGAGGAAGCCTCCTTCCTCTGCCTCTGCGACGGCGAACGCGCCCTGCCCCTGCCCTCGGCCCAGGACCACAAACGTGTTTACGACGGCGATGCCGGCCCCAACACCGGCGGCATGGGGGCCTACAGCCCTGCGCCCATCCTGCCCGACGACCAGCTGGAAGCCATGGCCGAAGCCACCGTGCGGCCCATTCTGCGCACGCTGGCCAAGGACGGCCATCCCTTTGTGGGCGTGCTCTACGCGGGCCTCATGCTCACAGCCCAGGGCCCCAAGGTGCTGGAATACAACGTGCGCTTCGGCGACCCGGAATGCCAGCCCCTGCTTATGCGCCTCACGGGCGACCTGCCCGCCATCATGCTGGGCGCCGTGCGCGGCCGTCTGAATCCAGCCGCCCTGGGGCAGAAGCCGCAGACCGCTCTGGGCGTGGTGCTCACAGCCAAAGGCTACCCCGGAGCCTACCCCAAGGGCCTGCCCATCACAGGCATAGCAGAGGCCGAAGCCCTGCCCCAGGTCAAGGTGTTCCACAGCGGCACCAGCCTCAAGGAAGGGCAACTCCTCTCCACCGGCGGCCGCGTGCTCTGCGTCACGGCCCTGGGCGACGATCTGGCCCAGGCCCAAAAAGCCGCCTACGCCGCCGTGGAGCGCATCCATATGCCCGACAGCTTCTGCCGCAGGGATATCGGCGATAAGGGCCTGCGTCGGCTGGGATAA
- a CDS encoding FG-GAP repeat domain-containing protein produces MKYTLSLAFALCLLALGLVTASGAAAKSAVVLPFAVNAPQSYSYLSKAVPATIQGRLNQPGVLDARAGQAKAASQAEARQALAASGADAAVWGSVSVMGSQCTVTVNSVDKAGKTWSKTGQGPVSSLTATVQQLTAALGQEAFGVAAVRTPGMTAAGGPAPRGDILVNETGQQQVYLNPQFRYQGAGAADGSRLRSQRLPYSMVDMAVADFNGDGKNEIAVLSDHNLRIYSWQADGKLKLLGETSISRSNVCFSMRAIDLDRDRAAELVVSTFEEDSNRPYSYIYTFKGNKLRQFAERVPYFMSVVRLPPTYTPTLVGQGWDSIKLFAPGVHIMVKSGGKYTLGTRIDVPSGATPFNIVWLPGGRQNKGDQLVMLTDTERLKVFQGHGNSLIHTTMERFSGSATGMDHYKGMPGLGVDKNYQLPSKYYAPMRLIAADIGNTGEYVLLVNKPISTASQIFDRYRYFPQGEIHALYWDGVGLGLKWKTRRIRGSVAEVDLADVNNDGVLDLVVGLNTSPDLGIGSRQSMITAYPLDVSATDPNVPADLSDFEVTPGR; encoded by the coding sequence ATGAAATATACCCTGTCACTGGCCTTCGCGCTCTGCCTTCTGGCGCTGGGTCTGGTCACGGCCTCCGGCGCCGCGGCCAAAAGTGCCGTAGTCCTGCCTTTTGCGGTCAATGCCCCCCAGAGCTACAGCTATCTTTCCAAGGCGGTGCCGGCCACCATTCAGGGCCGCCTCAACCAGCCCGGCGTGCTGGACGCGCGTGCAGGCCAGGCCAAGGCCGCCTCACAGGCCGAGGCCCGCCAGGCCCTTGCCGCCTCCGGGGCGGACGCGGCTGTCTGGGGTTCGGTGAGCGTGATGGGCAGCCAGTGCACAGTCACGGTCAACAGCGTGGACAAGGCCGGCAAGACCTGGAGCAAGACCGGGCAAGGGCCGGTGAGTTCCCTCACCGCCACGGTGCAGCAGCTGACCGCCGCGCTGGGGCAGGAAGCCTTTGGCGTGGCCGCCGTGCGCACGCCGGGCATGACGGCCGCAGGCGGTCCCGCGCCCCGCGGCGATATTCTGGTCAATGAAACGGGCCAGCAGCAGGTCTACCTTAACCCCCAGTTCCGCTATCAGGGCGCCGGAGCCGCGGACGGCTCTCGTCTGCGCAGCCAGCGCCTGCCTTACAGTATGGTGGATATGGCCGTGGCCGATTTTAACGGCGACGGCAAAAATGAAATCGCCGTGCTGAGCGACCACAATCTGCGCATCTACAGCTGGCAGGCCGACGGCAAGCTCAAACTGCTGGGCGAAACCTCCATCTCCCGCTCCAATGTCTGCTTTTCCATGCGGGCCATTGATCTGGATCGCGACCGCGCGGCCGAGCTGGTGGTGTCCACCTTTGAGGAAGACAGCAACCGCCCCTACAGCTACATCTACACCTTTAAGGGTAACAAACTGCGCCAGTTTGCCGAGCGTGTGCCCTACTTCATGAGCGTGGTGCGCCTGCCCCCCACCTACACGCCCACCCTGGTGGGCCAGGGCTGGGATTCCATCAAACTTTTCGCGCCCGGCGTGCACATTATGGTCAAGTCCGGCGGCAAATACACCCTGGGTACCCGTATCGACGTGCCTTCCGGCGCCACGCCCTTCAATATTGTCTGGCTGCCCGGCGGCCGCCAGAACAAGGGCGACCAGCTCGTCATGCTGACGGATACCGAAAGGCTCAAAGTTTTTCAGGGCCACGGCAACAGCCTTATCCACACCACCATGGAGCGCTTTTCCGGCTCCGCCACGGGTATGGACCACTACAAGGGCATGCCCGGCCTGGGCGTGGACAAAAACTACCAGCTGCCCAGCAAATACTACGCGCCCATGCGCCTTATCGCCGCAGACATCGGCAATACCGGCGAATATGTGCTGCTGGTCAACAAGCCCATTTCCACGGCTTCACAGATCTTTGACCGTTACCGTTACTTCCCCCAGGGCGAAATCCACGCCCTGTACTGGGATGGCGTGGGCCTGGGCCTCAAGTGGAAGACCCGGCGCATCCGCGGTTCCGTGGCCGAAGTGGACCTGGCCGACGTGAACAACGACGGCGTGCTGGATCTGGTGGTAGGCCTGAACACTTCGCCCGACCTGGGCATCGGCAGCCGCCAGAGCATGATCACCGCCTATCCGCTGGACGTTTCGGCCACAGACCCCAACGTGCCTGCGGACCTGAGCGACTTTGAGGTCACGCCTGGCCGCTAG